From a single Sinomonas atrocyanea genomic region:
- a CDS encoding metal-dependent transcriptional regulator produces MKSQLSSSTEDYVKTIYAFTEWQDAPITSSQLAARLGVANSSVSEMVRKLKDLGLVDHRPYGAVRLTQEGRRVALTMVRRHRLLETFLVSELGYSWDEVHVEAELLEHAVSDLFVERLAAKLGNPARDPHGDPIPTAEGTVPRIDAHRLSELDPGHTGRIARISDENPDLLRYLAQERISLDTDVTVVRRKPFGGPLVVRIDEGDGSRDFDVADEVAGAVWVRNGPPHAGCALEPGS; encoded by the coding sequence GTGAAGAGCCAGCTCTCCTCCTCCACCGAGGACTACGTGAAGACGATCTATGCCTTCACCGAGTGGCAGGACGCCCCCATCACGTCCTCGCAGCTCGCGGCACGGCTCGGCGTGGCGAACTCGTCGGTGTCCGAGATGGTGCGCAAGCTCAAGGACCTCGGCCTCGTGGACCACCGCCCGTACGGCGCGGTGCGGCTCACCCAGGAGGGCCGGCGCGTGGCGCTCACCATGGTCCGGCGGCACCGCCTCCTCGAGACCTTCCTGGTCAGCGAGCTGGGCTACAGCTGGGACGAGGTCCACGTCGAGGCCGAGCTGCTCGAGCACGCGGTCTCCGACCTCTTCGTCGAGCGCCTGGCCGCCAAGCTCGGCAACCCTGCCCGCGATCCCCACGGGGACCCGATCCCGACGGCGGAGGGGACCGTGCCCCGCATCGACGCCCACCGCCTCAGCGAGCTCGATCCCGGCCACACGGGACGGATCGCCCGGATCAGCGACGAGAACCCGGATCTGCTCCGCTACCTCGCCCAGGAGAGGATCTCCCTCGACACGGACGTGACGGTGGTGCGGCGCAAGCCGTTCGGCGGCCCGCTCGTGGTCCGCATCGACGAGGGCGACGGCTCGCGCGACTTCGACGTTGCCGACGAGGTGGCCGGAGCGGTGTGGGTCCGGAACGGGCCGCCCCACGCGGGCTGTGCCCTCGAGCCCGGCTCCTAG
- a CDS encoding YrdB family protein, giving the protein MTSDATRRRDSRRPAAPGPEAPGGPWGMLHAALAFLLEVAALGAFWYIGSRLAPAAGGAVAGLVLAGAFAVAWGLFMAPKARRRISWPRRPLVGLAAFAAAGLAAAACGQPLGLVLAVLALADTVLAFWLQRKY; this is encoded by the coding sequence ATGACCTCTGATGCCACGCGCCGCCGGGACAGCCGCCGGCCCGCCGCACCGGGCCCCGAGGCGCCAGGCGGCCCGTGGGGGATGCTGCACGCGGCGCTCGCGTTCCTCCTCGAGGTCGCCGCCCTCGGTGCGTTCTGGTACATCGGCAGCAGGCTGGCCCCCGCGGCAGGCGGTGCCGTCGCGGGCTTGGTCCTGGCCGGCGCCTTCGCGGTCGCGTGGGGCCTGTTCATGGCGCCGAAGGCGCGGCGGAGGATCTCCTGGCCCCGGCGCCCGCTCGTGGGCCTGGCCGCGTTCGCGGCGGCGGGGCTGGCCGCCGCGGCCTGCGGGCAGCCGCTGGGCCTCGTCCTGGCGGTGCTGGCGCTGGCCGATACGGTGCTCGCGTTCTGGCTCCAGCGGAAGTACTAG